The Rattus rattus isolate New Zealand chromosome 13, Rrattus_CSIRO_v1, whole genome shotgun sequence nucleotide sequence TACTAGCTGCCCTGTGCATACCTGGATGGCTGAAGGACCCAGTCTGCAGGGAGCAGAAGGCTGGGTGCTTTTTCTGTCATCGAGCATGAAGGGCCTGTCCTGCTTTTCACTGTAGGGTCCTGGTCCCACTCTGGGTCTTCCTGGTGCAGTAGTCATGTTCTATGACAAACACTGTGTCTCCTGCAGGAGGAAGAGTGGTCGAGTCCCGGTACCTGCAATatgacaagaaaacaaagaaggtaaTGAAGTCCTTTGATCCCACAGCCACTGTGAGTGGGTGAGACGGAGGGCACATGGGCAGCCACAGTCCAATCCTGGAGGACGCCTTTGGGCCCTTTGCCAGGTGCCTCTGCGACATCCAGGCCTGGACACAGTGAGGACGATGAGTCTGGTTAGTGCAGCATTGGCATATGTCAGTCTCCATGGTCTACGGCCCTGCACCTCCTCACTGGTCCTCTTGCTTTTGAGACCTCTATTTTGCCAAGCCTTTTCTTCAGGACCATCGCCTGGATCGCCCAGGTGGCTCCTAAGGGACAGACACTGACAGCAGGCATTTGGTATGGATCACAGGCAAAATTGCCATGGGACATTTTGCCATCCTACCCAGAATGCTGTGACAGGTCCCACTTAGGTGGTGTTCTCTTCTGGAATGTCCTGTGTGGTACTTTGAACTGTGGATAAGAAGGCTAGCAGTTCTTCCTGCTGTCCACACGGTCCTCCAGCACCCTGAAAGCTGCAGTGCTCACCTAGAAGGAAGCACATTCAGGTCAGGGAGTGCCCTGAGGAGCTCAAATCAGCTTCCTGGTCGTCTCTGCAGTGACGCCTCACCCCTTCAGTGCAGTGGGCCTATGACTTTCAGGTTCCAGATTATCTGTTAAGCTCAGTTTGTAATCAGAATGTTTTATGTTCAGCCTCTGCCTGGACTGTACTCCGAGAAGAGTGGTGGGGGTTCAAGGGTTCCTGGGGCAGCATCTGGAGACCAAGCCTAAGTGAAGGGGTTTTTACATCACCTACAGGCATATTCCCAAAGATAGTTATCCCTGGTTCATTTAAGCTGCTGCTGAAGATGCCTTGAAGGCATGGCCACAGCGCCcccatgtgttcacatgtgaTGTTTCCATTCAAGAGCCCTGATGCCAGCCTTCTCCTATCCCTAGCAGGTGGCCCCTGCATCAGGCTGGAGTTTTGAGTATCTGTGTTGTCATGGTAACACCTGCTGTTTTCTCCTGGGGCAGAATGGATCTCAGAAGGTCTGAGCCAGTGTGGCATTCTCTCACTGGTTGAGGATTCTTGGAGGGCCTCATCTCCAATTCCTGAGTGAAGGTGTAGGGTAGGAGAACTCCTGGATGTGAAATTCAGTGTTTTCAGATTCCAGGCTTGGGATGAGAAGTACtcggtgtgtgcatgtgtacatgtgtctgtgtgcatgtgtacatgtgtctgtgtgcatgcacatgcaggccAGGAATGGACACCAGGACCTTCCTCAGTCACTGTCCACCTTGTCTGCAAACAAACTCTCACACAGAAGCTGTGGCTCACAGATGAGGCTGGACAGGCTTAGAGTCCCACAGAGCCTTCTGCTGCCAACCTTTGAACgggtgacagtgtgtgtgtgtgtgtgtgtgtgtgtgtgtgtgtgtgtgtgtggtgggtgacagtgtgtgtgtgtgtgtgtgtgtgtgtgagagagagagagagagagagagagagagagagagagagagagagagaatctcaataTGCAGCAGGAGTCCCAGCGTGAGCATTGCCAGGGCAGACACATGCTTGGCTGTCAGGCAGGCAAGAAGCAGACCTCATGTTAATGCTCTTGGTTAATGGTTAGCGCTCATGGTTGATGCTCTTCCTGCCTTTGAAGGCCTGGCTGGCACCTGCCTGGAGACTGCTGGCTCTGATGCTGGCCTAGACAGCCAGGGCCATGGCTGATGGATGCCCAGAGTGACCCTCATTCTTGGCAAACTTCTCTACTCCAGTCTGACTATGCTTGGGTGTTTAATGCAAGGACTGGGTTTTAGTTTTCCTGTTCCATCCTGCTgcctccttgtcttcctcagaGGGTCACCTGCCCCAGTGATGAAGGAGAAGGGTGAGAACCACAGCACCACCCTACCGTGCTCCTGCTTGCTGATCTGTGGTATCTGTCGACATAGAACCGTTCCTGTGGTGGTCCTGTTGCTGTTTGTGAGCTTTGAGGACTAAGCCAGTGTAGGAAAGTGTAGTCATCCTGGGAACACCACAGGAAGTTGGTCTTCAGGCCCACAAAGATGGCCCTGAAGAGACCCAGGTTTTGAAGGAGGTCCAGCAGATGTGCTGTTCGTTTCCTGTGTCTGAGGCATGTGACTGTCCCCTGCTTAACAAAATGTATGCACAAGACACTTAAGTGTCCCGCTGACCTCTGACAAAGAACCACGGGAAGATGGCTTGACCTCttcactctctgtttctgtcctcaTAACAGGTTTCTGCAGCAGCCAAAGGAGAGAAGCCCCCCGAGGGAAGGAAGGCCAGCACAGTGCCTAGGAGCAGAGGTGGGGCCTGGCTGTGGAGGGGGACAAGTGGCTGGGCCTAGGGACTCTAGGATCAGGAAAGAGGCTGCCTGtcatcccatcccccacagcAATGAGTACAACCACACACAATCAGGCTCATAGGCCGGCGTGATCCAGACAGTCGCTCACTTCCCAATGATTATAGATTGTGTCAGGGGAGCACCATGGGCTCTCCGTAAGAAAGGTTCAAGTGTTTATTAAGGGATCATGGGGCAGAGTGTGTGAGGGCACAGCCATATGTCCACAGAACTACTTGTAGatccagagagcagggagggaatgACCAGGAGCTCCTACCTGCTGCTGCCTTATGGTTTCTGCAGAAATTACAGCCCAGTGTCAATTAGGAAGTGGAGGCAATGTCAGTTCAGGGCCTTTGGCCACATGAGGAGATTGAGGCCAGCCATGTGCTGTGGCACCAGGAACAACGACCAGCagtgagaaaatgaaatataaaaattggCTGCTCAGCTTTGATACTGCTGACTGCTGACCTGGCCAGGTGCATCCTGTTCACCAAAGTCTCACCCAACAGCTGTGGCTTCACCCACCAAAAGTCACAAGCAAGTGGCCCAGCTCCAAAACCAAATGTGTGCATACATTGCCATGGCTCAGGTACTGTTCCAACTCAGCTGCACAGCTCTCAGGATCCATGAGCATCCAGCATACACACACCCGACAGAGACGGTCCTGGGGCCTCAAGCAGCACTGAGGGGTGtgggcctctgcctctccccagtGGCACTGACTCTGGCCTTCTTTCggacagaagagagcaaagtGATGGGGACAGGCAACCTGCAGTCTACCATGCTGGAAGGGCATGGCTTGAATCCACCAGACCTAGACCTTTCTGCTATTGATGGTAAGTGGTTTCTTTATTTTCGGGCGAAGCTTGCTAGGATGGTCCCCAACCTTGGATAGCCCTATTGCTAAGTTGACTCACTCTGTGAGGGCAGCATGTACCTTTCATGCGCACCAAGCCTGGGATCGTGAGTCCCCGTATGGTCCCAGTCCCCGTGTGGTCCCAGCTCAGCTTGTTCTGCAGGACTGGTCTCCTGTCAGGTGGGGTGGCAGCTGCAGTACAGGTCCCAGGCagtgctggggcaggaggattgagtcttaggccagcctgggctacctctTCAGAAACCAAGTGGAAaacactctttttaaaataaaatgacatggaCTTTCTTTCAGACAAAAGCATGTCCAGGAAGGCTCCCCAGCTAGAAAGGACAGTGGCAGGAACTGATAAGTCCCTTTTGAGACCTGACCAAAAAAGGACACTTCGAAAGAAAAAACGGGTGAGCATGGGGACAGAAAACAGGTCTCACTCCCTGCAGACAGGGCTCCAGGGGCAGAGTGAATTGGCCCTCTGGCTGGAGACCAGGGTTATAATACCCATGAGTCCTTGCTCGGGTCAGTGTGTCCACACAGTGAGCAGGGACACCCGTAATTCTATCCCAGGCAAGATGAGAGCGTGGCTCCATCTCAGCCGAGCAGACTTGTTCTGTCTGAACCTACAAAGTACACAGAAGAGGGGGTTCTGCCATGGGTACAGCCAGTCCTCTGGGAACTGAAGAGCTGGACCCCTGCAGGATCTGCAGGAGACCATGGACATGATGGAGTCGCAGACGCTGCTGATGACCCTGCTGTCTGTGAAGGTGAGCATAGTTCAGCctcatgtgtccctgtgtgtcttCTGTCATCGTCCCACCCCACCTGAGTCagtctggtgcccacagatgGAGAACAACCTGGCTCTGCTGGAGGAGAAGGCGGAGAAGGACTTGGCAGCCATGTGCCATGAGAAGGAGAGGCTGCAGAGGCAGGCACTGGAGCTGAGGCGTCAGCTGCTTCTCAGACAGAAACATCAGGAGCTGGCCGCTGccctggatgcccaggtgggtcTGAGCGTGCTCCTGGAGCACCCGGGGCACACAAGGGAGGGACAGTCAGGGTCACCATTTGCACTCTCACAGCTCTGCTCAGGCTCCTGGTGCCGGCATGGTGCTGTATTAGGACGTTTGAGAGGAAAGGGTCtgtctggcttacacttccatatcactgttcatcacggAAGGTGGTCgtgaactcacacagggcaggaacctggaggcaggagctctgatggagaggccatgaaggagtcctgcttactggcttgtgcCCCATGgtttgctcggcctgctttcttacagaagccaggaccaccagcccagggatggctccacccacagtgggctgggccctcccccatcagtaaTTGGATCCTGTGGCGgcgtttcctcagctgaggctccttcctctctgatgtcaaccggacacacaaaaccagctaggaCACACCGTGTGTGGACACCTGTCCGCCACGTTTTCTACCAATCGGCTGCCATCCCACCCTGGTGCTTAACGCAGTGACTGTGTCCCACCCAGGGCAGGTCAGAGTGGATCCGGATGCCTGGACAGGCTGGTCCGTGAGGCTGGAGGCAGGCAGTGCCCGAGCAGGGCTTAGCATGTGCAGGACTAGTCCATCTCACAGATGTTCCTGTCTGTGTGGGTGAGCACAGCATGTTTTACCGTGTCCCCTCCCACCTGCAGATTGAGGTGCTGAGCCCTCTTCCGCCTGTGTTAGAGCGCTTCAAAGAGGAGTACAAGACACTGGGCAGAGCCCTGGACACCACGAGGCACGAGCTGTCCATGCAGGCTGTCCACATGGAAGGAAGTGGGCAGGAGCTCCTAGGTAGGCATCTCCATGGCAGGAAGGAGTCCCAAGACCCACATGTGACATCCTAGGTGCCTCAGCTCTGGCTTGGTTCCAGAACCTGTGTCCTCACCAGTGCGGGTAGGAAAATGGGTAACTGAGTAAGAGATTCCGTCCCCAGGCTGCTGTGAGGACAGCTGGATGGTACTGGGGAAAGGGGTTCCTGACCTGATCCTGGGCCCTACCAGTGGGGTAGGGGTGTTGGTGAGGAAGTCACTGTAGACCAGTGCTGATGCACTTCGGTGAGTCTCTGGAGCAGCCCATTCACGGGGATGGCTGAGCTGTACAGGGTTTGCCTACTGCTCTCTTCCCTCATGCCCAGTGGTTGCTTTCAGGACCCCAAAGCATAACTAACGCTGTGGACGCTCAAGTTTCTTCTAAAAGCAGCAGAGTGGGACTGGGCACAGTTGTATGACTGACACCGCAGCTCTTGGGGACTAAGGCAGGAGGGGATCACTAGAGCTCGGTAGttagagtccagcctgggctacgcaaCAAACCATAAAAGCTACAATGGCCTGCAGCTATCCTTTCAACACTTGCAGCCTGTGAGATCCAGGTTATCCTGAGCTACAAACTGAGAGCTTGGGTCCAAAAAAGGGCACAGAGTTTACCTGGAACCTCAGACATCCTCCATAAACTAAACCCCCCCTAGCTGTCTTGCTGCACTTGTCACGGGCCTCTGCACTGCCTGCCAAGGTGAGGACAGAAGGGCAGGCTGTGTGTACTGCACACCTGCAGGGCATGGGGATTTTCACCCCCTTGGCCTGTGCTTGGTTGCATGTGTGGGGCTGGCCTGGGCTTGGGGCACTTGTCAGAGCCATCAACTTTTCCCACAGCAGGTGCAGGTGCCAGGAGTTTGGCACTTTGTAATGGGGGCCAGGAAGGACAGGGTCCAGTAGAAGAACAGAGTatgagagagagcaggagagcagctAGCAACCTGGAGCCTCAGCTCCCTTGGCCCACAGGGAGCCCTGCTGGGCAGCTGTGTGTAAGGCGTTACCTGTGCACCCCATGCCTGGGCATTCACTTTCCAACTCGTGTCCTTCACTGACACTTGCTGGAGACAGTGAGAGCTCTGAGAAGAGCCAACTCTACCACCAACACCAACCTCAACGCCAGCCTCTGCCCAGCAGAAATCAATGTCGCTTTGGTGAGCAGAGACCTACTAAAGTGACCTGTGTCTCCACAGATGATCTGGAGCCAGCCCTGAGGACCACCCTGCAGCTCTTGGGTGATCTGAGCATCTGCTCCCCGGACGACAGTGCACAGGTGCAGGGCGACAGCACACAGGAGCCTGGAGCCAGTGCACAGCTGAATCATttgctgaaggaactgaagggcttGGTCGCTGAGAAAGACCTGGAGCTCTGCAGGTGTGCGGCTGACCTCCCTCTCTAACCCCGCCTACTCCTCCCTCTGTTGTgctcctccatcctctcctttcttttctgctggGCACTAGGGATGGAACCCTACCCAGTTGGTAGCTCAGATGAAGGCTGGTTctgtctggctttgaacttttagcaatccttctgcttcagtttgcTGAGTTCTGTAACACCAGGCGTATACCATCACAGCCAGCTATTGTGGGTTGGAATTTTGTCTGTgtgccttcgtgtgtgtgtgtgtgtgtgtgtgtgtgtgtgtgtgtgtgtgtgtgtgtgtgtggggggcgtagagggagagggagagagagagagagtgtgtgagagtgtgtgtcagTTTTCTGTTTGGGCATTTGGGCACATACATGATGCCAGGGCATGAgtgtagagggcagaggacagctttaaGAGTCTTTCCTCTTTCCACTATTTGTATCCCAGGGGTCCAGATGAGGTCAGAGGCAGGATTGGCAGTAAAcaacttcacccactgagccattttgtccAACCCAAGAGAATCTTGCTCTGTCTGCTCTCACAATGCTAAATGCATTCAAGTAGATGGATCCTAAAGGACTCTGCAGGGACTGTGAAGTATGCCACACCCACCACTGTCCTACGCTGTCCTACAGGGTAGATCAGCCACCACTCACATGGACAGGGGAGGCAGGGTCTTTGTCTTGCTCCCACTGTCTAGCAAGCACACAGGTTACCCGTCTGTGTCCTGAGTGGTAGAGCAGATGCACCCAAAATCCACATTGTGGCTCATGCCCTCAGTCACCTAGAGCCTGTTGAAGTCTCTGTAGATACCTGGCCATTGGATAAAGCAGTAGACAGAAGGCATGGCCATGTAGTGATGGGCTGAGGCTCACCTCTTGGGTCCGCTCCAACAAGGTCTCCTCATGTAAACTTTGCCCACTGTTGAGGGTGTGGAAGGCTTGCCACTGAGGTCCCAGATACCCAGGAGTCCGGGGCAGAATGAAGGCATGCATTCAAGGCTGGCTGCCCCCTGCATTATGGAGAGACTTTATACAGAACTCTTGCTTGCTAGGCCTGACAGCAAAGGCCTGCCACCTCAGCTACAtgaagggctgaggcaggaggatcatcagttCAAGCTCAGCTTGAGGAAATTGAGATTCCTCAAGAAGTaaaaagagggagggatggaaatggagaaactCGGCATGTTACTTACGCAGCGTGTACAATATCCTGGATCTGTCCCAGcaacacggacacacacatgcccaccaaGTTTGCAGTCAATTCAAAAAAATCTACCCTGCCTTACAACTCTTGCTCACTTCCAAAGACACTTAGGGTTGAAAATAAATCCTGAAATCGGGTTGAGAATAAattctgagttcagtctccaggactgacatggaaggagagaacagtctCCTGTcagttgtcctttgacatccACAGGAAGCTGTGTGTTTTAtgcaacatacatgcacacacgtgcatacacacgcacacgtacgcgtacgtgcacgcacacacacatacacaggttttttaattgtttttctaagGTCTCCATTAGAGTTTTGGCTGCAGGCAAaattgtctcttctctttctctgtccacaGACTTGTCAGCCAGGTGGTGGAACTTTCCTCCCAGGCCAGTAAAGAGGCAGCTTTGACGAACCAGGAAGTCTGGGAAGAGGCACAGGGTACCCTCACCAGCAGCCAGGGATACTTCAGTCCAGATGTCCGCAGGGACCACAGTCCCACCCAGGACAGGACAAATTCCAGCAGTCTTGACCCTTGATTGCTTCAGGGCTGCCTGCCCTGCCACCAGTGAATCCCAAGTCCCCACTCTGTCCTTGctgtatgtaaataaatgtaaataaaaacatgtaataaaTGTCAATGTcactttatttcctcagatgaagggtTGAGATGAGAGCCTGCGAGCCACACCCCTTGAACTGAACCCACAgccttgttttctctgttctATCAGACAGCTGCAAGCCTCCCTACACTGTAATCTTCCAGGGTGACTGACTGAATCCCCTTCTTCCTGCTGATGGatttgctctgcttggtctcacaCTAACCTTGGAGTATGTCCTAagcctctggctccttctcatcctctggcttgttctgtcttcacctgtgtctaatctgtctctgtaaaaccatCCTGGTACAACTAccatacatgcaccacacatacttacctctctcctctctccctcagtgTGTGCAGAGGCCATTGGATTCCCAAGCAGAGTAAGGTGTCAAGAtgtaggcagagaaagagggaacaCATTCTGATGTCcgtggtggctcagcaggtaaaggtgctggcTGCCatacctgatgacctgagttttgtCCCTGAAACAACAcatgctgggaggagaggacagactccTGCCTGCAAGTTTTCCTCAGCTCTACACACTTgggctgtcacacacacacacacactgagtacaTAAATACGTGggtaaataaatatcaaaaggaATGGGGGTGGGACTCAGGtaggcttgcctagcatgtacaaggcttaTGTTTAATCCAAAGGACTGAGGAAACAAATTCTATTTGAATCAAACATGCAGGCAGTCTCTCTTGTTATAATTTCCTCAAACATCCAGGACACAGACTGGGCAAGGCTTGATGGCACAGGCCTtccatcccagcatttgggaggcagcaggagggttttagaaggagggaagggagcctTCTGGGGCTGATAGCTGTAAAGGTTGTAAGGTCGCTCAGCAACACAAGTAGCCAAGCTGTTACTACAGGGGAGGTTGCTCACTTCTGGGCCTGGGCTCTCCAGGACTGGCTCAGAGACCTGCCACATCCGGCCTAGGCCACACAATCTCTGCACAGTGTCTTGAAGTACCATCCTCAGAATGCAGCTGAGGGGTGGCAGTGGATGGAGGCTTGTCCTGGAGGTGGCATCCAGGCCTAGACAGTGTGGGTCAGCTGTTCTTCCTGGCACAgggggttcaaggccatccagggctacccAGTGAAACTGTCTCATTAAAAGGCCGCAGAGATGTCTCCACAGTTAAGAGGGCTTGATGCTCTAACGGAGCacctggctttggttcccaacacccacatagccCATATAGCCCATAGACCATGACCCAAAATAAATGTTCCCTccctatgttgcttttggtctttgTGCTTATCATAGTAATAGTAATGGTTCCCAAAGTGAGAACCAGTGCCCAGTTCACCATTACCCAACAGTTGAACAGCATCACCAGAATTACAAGGTGGCCCTGGAGGTGTGTACCAAACAAGGCCTTCTGCTGTCCCACAAGACAGTTTCTGGTATGAATTAAGTGCTTTCCAATAAACACAACagacctgtgtttgtgtgtgtgtgtgtgtgtgtgtgtgtgtgtacacgcacgcgTGAGTATCCCCATCTCTGTCCTGGACCTAGATACCAACTCCAGGCTGTGTACCTGTCTCCTCACTGTCCACtctagaattaccctagatgcctagaacaaatgaaactcaagacggatgatcaaaatgtgaatgcttcactccttctttaaaaggggaacaagaatacctttggcagggaagagagaggcaaagattaaaacagagactgaagggacacccattcagagcctgccccacatgtggcccatatatatacagccacccaattagacaagatggatgaagcaaagaagtgcagaagtgtagatagctcctgagagacacagccagaatacagcaaatacagaggcgaatgtcagcagcaaaccactgaactgagaataggacccccgttgaaggaatcagagaaagaactggaagagattgaaggggctcgagaccccatatgtacaacaatgccaagcaaccagagcttccagggactaagccactacctaaagactatacatggactgaccctggactctgacctcataggtagcaatgaatatcctagtccACTCTATCAGCTGTTACCCTGGGTCCCTGAAGGCCCAAGTCATGCATgcaccacccccatcccaggtctGGGCTCAGGGCCCATGGGCAGGGAGCTGGAGTTCTTCCTTCATTTGAAGAAACCATTGCTGCTGCCCAGCCTTCCACAAGCAGGACATATCCCTTCTGATTCCAGAAAGGGTTTGCCCTTGAGATCAAAGGGCAGAAGAGGCAAAGTCAGAAGATAGTAGGCGGGAAGCAAGGCAAGGAGGAGTCGGGGGAGGGATATGGGGAGGTGTGAGGCCTGTGCAGGGTTGGGGCAGCTCGTAGAGTAGAGCAGGGTGGCCTTCCTGGTGTCAGGGTGTTGCTCAGTCTCTGGGCAGATCTGTGCAGGTCTTTCCAGTTTCCAAGTTTCCATCTGTGGTTGGGACACAGTGGTCCCCAAAGTCCCTTAAGGCACATATGCAAGACGTCCAAACTTCAGAGCAAGTCCTGACTCTTGAACTACAGAGTGGTCGCAATCTCAGCGTTTGTGAGCTGCCGTGTCCATTTGGTTGCCCTCCTCAGAGACTGTCCCCACTGCCTCCCCTGTCTGTCCCAGGGCTTGCACTCTGTGTGCTGGGCCAAGAATAAGCTGGCCTGTGGTCTGCCCAGCAGAAGCTGCTCACACTGCTCCACACCTAATGCTACCGGCTTGGGCACTTGCAGACCCCTCACCCGCATCCATCTGCTCcaacctttgtctccatatcccctcctatgaatatttttgttcctccttttaagaagaactgatgcatctgcactttggttgtccttcttcttgagctttatgtggtttgtggattgtatcttggagaattcaagcttttggactaatatccacttatcaatgagtgcataccacatacCAGGTGTTTTTTGtcattaggttacctcactcaggttaatattttctagttcattccatttgcctatgaatttcatgatgtcattgtttttgatagctgagtagtatgccaGTGTGTAGGtgaaccacatgttctgtatccattcctctgttgaagggcacctgggttctttccagcttctggctattataaataaggctgctatgaacatagtggagcatgtgtcttttttatatgttggggcatcttttgggtctttgcccaggagaggtatagctgggtcctcaggtagtgcaatgtccaattttctgaggaacctccagactgatttccagaatggttgtaccagtctgcaattcaaccaacaatggaggagtgttcctctttctccacatcctcactagcatctgttgtcacctgaggttttgatcttagccattttgactgtggtgaggtagaatctcagagttgttttgatttgcatttccctgatgactaaggaagttgaacatttctttaggtgcttctcagccattctctattcctcagctgagaattcttagttcagttctgtaccccatttttaatggtgttattggctctctggagtctaacttcttgaattctttgtatattttggatattggccctctgtc carries:
- the Haus8 gene encoding HAUS augmin-like complex subunit 8, coding for MAGASERDAGKPAASGAGAVPKTKGRKVQGGRVVESRYLQYDKKTKKVSAAAKGEKPPEGRKASTVPRSREESKVMGTGNLQSTMLEGHGLNPPDLDLSAIDDKSMSRKAPQLERTVAGTDKSLLRPDQKRTLRKKKRDLQETMDMMESQTLLMTLLSVKMENNLALLEEKAEKDLAAMCHEKERLQRQALELRRQLLLRQKHQELAAALDAQIEVLSPLPPVLERFKEEYKTLGRALDTTRHELSMQAVHMEGSGQELLDDLEPALRTTLQLLGDLSICSPDDSAQVQGDSTQEPGASAQLNHLLKELKGLVAEKDLELCRLVSQVVELSSQASKEAALTNQEVWEEAQGTLTSSQGYFSPDVRRDHSPTQDRTNSSSLDP